From Corynebacterium frankenforstense DSM 45800, the proteins below share one genomic window:
- a CDS encoding queuosine precursor transporter, translated as MSNTESSHGSGRPVASGTAASADTGAAGAPDTVRFIPVQRSYYPVIVAAFVAIFLISNILATKGVEIGPLVTDGAFFLFPAAYVLGDVLSEVYGFRAARRAILTGFAVAALAVVCFYVAIWLPAASFYENQDEFSLVLGLVPQIVLASLAGYLVGQLLNSWVLVRMKRRLGPANMWARLIGSTVVGEFADTLLFCLIAAPVIGIATAGDAVNYVVVGFLWKTLIEVVVLPVTYAVIRHVKRREVEWNGGGVAVDAG; from the coding sequence ATGTCCAACACCGAATCCTCCCACGGGTCTGGGCGGCCCGTCGCCTCCGGTACCGCGGCCTCCGCGGACACCGGCGCGGCGGGCGCCCCCGACACCGTCCGCTTCATCCCCGTCCAACGCAGCTACTACCCCGTCATCGTCGCGGCGTTCGTTGCGATCTTCCTGATCTCCAACATCCTGGCGACCAAGGGCGTCGAGATCGGCCCGCTGGTCACCGACGGCGCGTTCTTCCTCTTTCCCGCCGCCTACGTGCTCGGCGACGTACTCAGCGAGGTCTACGGCTTCCGCGCGGCCCGGCGTGCGATCCTCACCGGCTTCGCCGTCGCCGCGCTGGCGGTCGTGTGCTTCTACGTGGCCATCTGGCTGCCGGCCGCGAGCTTCTACGAGAACCAGGACGAGTTCTCGCTGGTGCTCGGGTTGGTGCCGCAGATCGTGCTGGCCTCGCTGGCCGGTTACCTGGTCGGGCAGCTGCTGAACTCGTGGGTGCTGGTGCGCATGAAGCGCCGGCTGGGGCCCGCGAACATGTGGGCGCGGCTGATCGGCTCGACGGTGGTCGGCGAGTTCGCCGACACGCTGCTGTTCTGCCTGATCGCCGCACCGGTGATCGGGATCGCGACGGCCGGCGACGCGGTCAACTACGTGGTGGTCGGGTTCCTGTGGAAGACCCTGATCGAGGTCGTGGTGCTGCCGGTGACCTACGCGGTGATCCGGCACGTCAAGCGGCGCGAGGTCGAGTGGAACGGGGGCGGGGTCGCGGTCGACGCCGGGTAG
- the gluQRS gene encoding tRNA glutamyl-Q(34) synthetase GluQRS produces MAEPSTSADAPAPAGRYAPSPSGDLHLGNLRTAAIAWAAARTTGRRFLMRVEDVDTQRSSLESAERQLEDLAALGLDWDGEVAYQHDRFGAYGSALESLRAAGRVYECYCSRREIREASRAPHVVPGHYPGTCRSISDAARITRRAELAAEGRTPALRLRTDTETWRVHDALAGDYTGEVDDMVLRRGGQQPDWAYNLAVVVDDAWQGVDQVVRGDDLLASAPRQAYLAHLLGLPEVEYVHVPLVLGPDGKRLAKRDGAVTLREMRAAGRTVPEIVGLICASLGHPGVDSLAGLAEVFDLGELPREPWTWTPDES; encoded by the coding sequence ATGGCTGAACCGAGCACCTCCGCCGACGCCCCCGCGCCCGCCGGCCGCTACGCCCCTTCGCCGAGCGGCGACCTCCACCTGGGCAACCTGCGCACCGCCGCGATCGCCTGGGCCGCCGCGCGCACCACGGGCCGTCGTTTCCTCATGCGCGTCGAGGACGTCGACACGCAGCGCTCCTCGCTGGAGTCCGCCGAGCGCCAGCTCGAGGATCTGGCCGCCCTCGGCCTCGACTGGGACGGCGAGGTCGCCTACCAGCACGATCGCTTCGGCGCCTACGGGTCCGCCCTCGAGAGCCTGCGCGCCGCCGGCCGCGTCTACGAGTGCTACTGCTCCCGCCGCGAGATCCGCGAGGCCTCCCGCGCCCCGCACGTCGTGCCCGGCCACTACCCGGGCACGTGCCGTTCAATTTCCGACGCCGCGCGCATCACCCGTCGCGCCGAACTCGCCGCCGAGGGGCGCACGCCCGCGTTGCGGCTGCGCACCGACACGGAGACCTGGCGCGTCCACGATGCGCTGGCCGGTGACTACACCGGCGAGGTCGACGACATGGTGCTGCGCCGCGGCGGCCAGCAGCCGGACTGGGCCTACAACCTGGCCGTCGTCGTCGACGACGCCTGGCAGGGCGTGGACCAGGTCGTCCGCGGCGACGATCTGCTGGCCTCGGCGCCGCGGCAGGCGTATCTCGCGCACCTGCTCGGCCTGCCGGAGGTGGAGTACGTGCACGTGCCGCTGGTGCTGGGCCCGGACGGCAAGCGGCTGGCCAAGCGTGACGGGGCGGTCACGCTGCGCGAGATGCGCGCCGCCGGGCGCACGGTCCCGGAGATCGTCGGGCTGATCTGCGCCTCGCTGGGCCACCCCGGCGTGGACTCGCTGGCGGGCCTGGCCGAGGTCTTCGACCTCGGAGAGCTGCCCCGCGAGCCCTGGACCTGGACGCCGGACGAGTCCTAG
- the fmdA gene encoding formamidase, protein MADITYTLDSSRSFPDQDVVGHNRWHPEIPAIANVRPGQTVRADSREWFDGFVKNNDSADDILHVPFTKPHQLSGPFRVEGAKPGDLLVVDILDVGPLSEADNPGELAGEGWGYTGIFAGKHGGSFLHEYFPDAYKAIWDFKDNRATSRHIPGVSFNSVCHPGLMGTAPSPELLARWNKREATLISKDPFRTPPLAVAPQPIDATLGAVPEADRDRIAHEAAVTVPPRENGSNLDIKDLTKGSRIFFPVFVDGANFSFGDLHYSQGDGEITLCGAIEMSGFMEFSVDIIPGGMDTYKTGPAPIFVPGEQAPRYTDFLTFTGISVTNDGEQRYFDTFLAYQNAVLHCIDYLTTFGYSREQAFLLLGAAPMEAHYSAVVDYPNACATLHLPTDIFDFDIRPSTDGPTQIDNPTPAPVASAADLPEEDIVRSVPQGDDERLALIKKLAGSDATLRATTHEPWKQHHH, encoded by the coding sequence ATGGCTGACATCACATACACGCTCGACTCTTCACGTTCCTTCCCCGACCAGGACGTCGTGGGCCACAACCGGTGGCACCCCGAGATCCCCGCAATCGCGAACGTCCGCCCCGGCCAGACGGTCCGCGCGGACAGCCGCGAGTGGTTCGACGGCTTCGTCAAGAACAACGACTCCGCCGACGACATCCTGCACGTCCCGTTCACCAAGCCGCACCAGCTCTCCGGCCCGTTCCGCGTCGAAGGCGCCAAGCCGGGAGACCTGCTCGTCGTCGACATCCTCGACGTCGGTCCGCTCAGCGAGGCGGACAACCCCGGCGAGCTCGCCGGAGAGGGCTGGGGCTACACCGGCATCTTCGCCGGCAAACACGGCGGCAGCTTCCTCCACGAGTACTTCCCGGACGCCTACAAGGCGATCTGGGACTTCAAGGACAACAGGGCGACCTCCCGCCACATCCCGGGTGTCTCCTTCAACTCGGTTTGCCACCCGGGCCTGATGGGCACCGCCCCGAGCCCGGAGCTCCTTGCCCGCTGGAACAAGCGCGAGGCCACGCTGATCTCCAAGGACCCGTTCCGTACCCCGCCGCTGGCCGTCGCCCCGCAACCCATCGACGCCACCCTGGGCGCGGTACCTGAGGCCGACCGCGACCGCATCGCCCACGAGGCCGCCGTGACCGTCCCGCCGCGGGAGAACGGCAGCAACCTGGACATCAAGGACCTGACCAAGGGCTCACGGATCTTCTTCCCCGTGTTCGTCGACGGCGCCAACTTCAGCTTCGGCGACCTGCACTACTCCCAGGGCGACGGTGAGATCACCCTGTGCGGTGCGATCGAGATGAGCGGCTTCATGGAGTTCAGCGTCGACATCATCCCCGGCGGCATGGACACCTACAAGACCGGTCCGGCCCCGATCTTCGTGCCCGGCGAGCAGGCGCCGCGCTACACCGACTTCCTGACCTTCACGGGCATCTCGGTGACCAATGACGGCGAGCAGCGCTACTTCGACACGTTCCTGGCTTACCAGAACGCGGTGCTGCACTGCATCGACTACCTGACCACCTTCGGCTACTCCCGCGAGCAGGCGTTCCTGCTGCTCGGCGCGGCACCGATGGAGGCCCACTACTCGGCGGTGGTCGACTACCCCAACGCCTGTGCGACGCTGCACCTGCCAACGGACATCTTCGACTTCGACATCCGTCCCTCCACGGACGGGCCGACGCAGATCGACAACCCGACGCCCGCCCCGGTCGCCTCGGCGGCCGACCTGCCCGAGGAGGACATCGTGCGTTCAGTGCCGCAGGGCGACGACGAGCGCCTCGCGCTGATCAAGAAGCTCGCCGGCTCCGACGCCACGCTGCGCGCCACCACCCACGAGCCCTGGAAGCAGCACCACCACTAG
- a CDS encoding YczE/YyaS/YitT family protein, giving the protein MKNEDVVDFVPRPEDRFSLPVRWLLFLAGVAVMSLGIALTLHADLGTTPISTPPAALAAWSMTVGQWTIIFNAILVVLQVVLLRRRFTLMGYLQFGVAIVFGLLCDLALHLTGFVAPEAYWEKWLLVILGTVIVACGVFLEVLPGLLYVPGEGLITAIVTVTGWDFGIVKQCFDWSLVIIAVVLSLILNGEIVGVREGTVFAAFAVGALVRVFHHFDMERLRRKHFGY; this is encoded by the coding sequence ATGAAAAATGAAGATGTTGTTGATTTCGTCCCGCGGCCAGAGGACCGCTTCTCCCTGCCCGTCCGGTGGCTGCTCTTTCTCGCAGGCGTGGCCGTCATGTCTCTCGGTATCGCCCTGACACTGCACGCTGACCTGGGCACGACCCCGATCTCCACCCCGCCCGCGGCGTTGGCCGCGTGGAGCATGACGGTGGGGCAGTGGACCATCATCTTCAACGCCATCCTCGTCGTTCTCCAGGTCGTCCTGCTGCGCCGGCGGTTCACCCTCATGGGCTACCTGCAGTTCGGTGTCGCCATCGTGTTCGGTCTGCTGTGCGACCTCGCGTTGCACCTGACGGGCTTCGTCGCCCCGGAGGCGTACTGGGAGAAGTGGTTGCTGGTCATCCTCGGCACGGTCATCGTCGCCTGCGGCGTGTTCCTCGAGGTGCTCCCCGGGCTCCTCTACGTCCCCGGCGAGGGCCTCATCACCGCGATCGTGACGGTGACCGGCTGGGACTTCGGCATCGTCAAGCAGTGCTTCGACTGGTCCCTGGTGATCATCGCCGTCGTGCTCTCCCTGATCCTCAACGGGGAGATCGTCGGCGTGCGCGAGGGCACCGTCTTCGCCGCCTTCGCCGTCGGCGCGCTCGTGCGGGTCTTCCACCACTTCGACATGGAGCGCCTGCGCAGGAAGCACTTCGGGTACTGA
- a CDS encoding YczE/YyaS/YitT family protein has translation MDTPEHFPPRPEDRFSLPARWIIFFVGVTIMSLGIAVTLHGDLGTTPISTTPAALAAWQLTVGQWTVIFNALLVVFQIILLRRRFPLLGYLQFLVAFVFGTMCDVWLGVTDFLAPEAYWQKWVLIIVGNVLISFGVFVEVLPGILYVPGEGAVAAIVRATDWNFGTVKQCFDWSLVGLAVVLSLILNGEVVGAREGTVFAAFTVGLMVRGFQRLDAERLRKKHFGY, from the coding sequence ATGGACACTCCCGAGCACTTCCCCCCGCGGCCCGAGGACCGCTTCAGCCTGCCTGCGCGCTGGATCATCTTCTTCGTAGGCGTGACGATCATGTCGCTGGGCATCGCGGTGACGCTGCACGGTGACCTGGGAACCACGCCCATCTCGACCACGCCGGCCGCTCTGGCCGCGTGGCAGCTGACGGTGGGCCAGTGGACGGTCATCTTCAACGCGCTGCTCGTGGTCTTCCAGATCATCCTGCTGCGCCGTCGCTTTCCGCTGCTGGGCTACCTGCAGTTCCTGGTCGCGTTCGTGTTCGGCACCATGTGTGACGTCTGGCTGGGGGTGACCGACTTCCTCGCTCCGGAGGCCTACTGGCAGAAGTGGGTCCTGATCATCGTCGGCAACGTGCTCATTTCCTTCGGCGTCTTCGTCGAGGTGCTCCCGGGCATCCTCTATGTGCCGGGGGAGGGGGCCGTCGCGGCGATCGTGCGTGCGACCGACTGGAACTTCGGCACCGTCAAGCAGTGCTTCGACTGGTCGCTGGTGGGCCTGGCCGTGGTGCTCTCGCTGATCCTCAACGGTGAGGTCGTCGGCGCCCGCGAGGGCACCGTCTTCGCGGCCTTCACCGTCGGGCTGATGGTGCGCGGATTCCAGCGCCTCGACGCCGAGCGTCTGCGGAAGAAGCACTTCGGCTACTGA
- a CDS encoding aminotransferase class I/II-fold pyridoxal phosphate-dependent enzyme, producing the protein MSLTDMTDEKLTELAEKVRAEYDDLKAKNLNLNLTRGKPSAEQLDFADELLALPGRGEYTAADGSDVRNYGNLKGIPDIRAIWADLLGLPVELIYAEDSSSLNIMFDLVSWSWTFGNNDSERPWSAEENVKWICPVPGYDRHFTITEHFGIEMIPVPLNEDGPDMDAVRELARDPEVKGMWLVPVFANPSGVTVSEDVARQLAEMPTGAPDFRIVWDNAYAVHTLTDEFPENHNVIRFAEEAGNPNRFWFMASTSKITHAGAGVAFFASSPENLAWYASHAAVRGIGPNKVNQLAHARYFGDAEGVREIMLKHAGSLAPKFKAVLDILKDRLGEYEVASWTEPTGGYFISLDVMDGTAARVVELARNAGIALTGAGSSFPLHQDPNDRNIRLAPSLPPVDELEEAMNGVATCVLLAALEKLDK; encoded by the coding sequence ATGTCGCTCACCGACATGACGGACGAGAAGCTGACGGAGCTCGCCGAGAAGGTCCGCGCCGAGTACGACGACCTGAAGGCGAAGAACCTCAACCTGAATCTGACCCGCGGCAAGCCGTCGGCCGAGCAGCTGGACTTCGCCGACGAGCTGCTCGCCCTGCCGGGGCGCGGCGAGTACACCGCCGCCGACGGCTCGGACGTGCGCAACTACGGCAACCTCAAGGGCATCCCGGACATCCGCGCCATCTGGGCGGACCTGCTGGGCCTGCCCGTCGAGCTGATCTACGCCGAGGACTCCTCGAGCCTGAACATCATGTTCGACCTGGTCAGCTGGTCGTGGACCTTCGGCAACAACGACTCCGAGCGGCCCTGGTCGGCCGAGGAGAACGTCAAGTGGATCTGCCCGGTGCCGGGCTACGACCGCCACTTCACCATCACCGAGCACTTCGGCATCGAGATGATCCCGGTCCCGCTCAACGAGGACGGCCCGGACATGGACGCCGTACGTGAGCTGGCCCGCGACCCCGAGGTCAAGGGCATGTGGCTCGTGCCGGTCTTCGCCAACCCCTCGGGTGTCACCGTCTCCGAGGACGTCGCCCGCCAGCTCGCCGAGATGCCGACCGGTGCGCCGGACTTCCGCATCGTGTGGGACAACGCCTACGCCGTGCACACGCTGACCGACGAGTTCCCCGAGAACCACAACGTCATCCGCTTCGCCGAGGAGGCCGGCAACCCGAACCGCTTCTGGTTCATGGCCTCGACCTCGAAGATCACGCACGCCGGCGCGGGCGTGGCCTTCTTCGCCTCCTCCCCGGAGAACCTCGCCTGGTACGCCTCGCACGCCGCCGTGCGCGGCATCGGCCCGAACAAGGTCAACCAGCTGGCCCACGCCCGCTACTTCGGCGACGCCGAGGGCGTGCGCGAGATCATGCTCAAGCACGCGGGCTCGCTGGCCCCGAAGTTCAAGGCCGTGCTCGACATCCTCAAGGACCGCCTCGGCGAGTACGAGGTCGCCTCCTGGACCGAGCCGACCGGCGGCTACTTCATCTCCCTGGACGTCATGGACGGCACGGCCGCCCGCGTGGTCGAGCTGGCCCGCAACGCCGGCATCGCCCTGACCGGCGCGGGCTCCTCCTTCCCGCTGCACCAGGACCCGAACGACCGCAACATCCGCCTGGCGCCCTCGCTGCCGCCGGTCGACGAGCTCGAGGAGGCCATGAACGGCGTGGCCACCTGCGTGCTGCTCGCGGCCCTGGAGAAGCTGGACAAGTAA
- a CDS encoding suppressor of fused domain protein — protein sequence MDARETLDWLNGILPAPLTVARGGDFRVGLVEAEGHAVACTTDFARVETGLAAADEQGVDVRCELMAVAGSAAISDAALAAVRVVGTAAAVLAEGGLPAQPGTVLDDLAARAGLAGETTVRHGLLAAPTVWGGQVPQVNEAPGTVHGEGTDPSRGRLTAVLQVVMVTDAEAELARAAGPERLLEALALTGADPGDWARPAGGPAAG from the coding sequence ATGGACGCGCGCGAGACCCTGGACTGGCTCAACGGCATCCTGCCGGCACCCCTGACGGTCGCCCGCGGCGGCGACTTCCGCGTCGGCCTTGTCGAGGCCGAGGGCCACGCCGTGGCGTGCACGACCGACTTCGCGCGCGTCGAGACCGGCCTGGCCGCCGCCGACGAGCAGGGCGTCGACGTGCGCTGCGAGCTGATGGCCGTGGCGGGTTCCGCCGCGATTTCCGACGCCGCGCTGGCCGCCGTGCGCGTCGTCGGCACCGCTGCGGCGGTGCTGGCCGAGGGTGGCCTGCCCGCCCAGCCGGGCACCGTCCTCGACGACCTGGCCGCGCGCGCCGGGCTGGCGGGGGAGACCACCGTGCGCCACGGCCTGCTCGCCGCGCCGACGGTGTGGGGCGGGCAGGTCCCGCAGGTCAACGAGGCCCCCGGCACCGTCCACGGCGAGGGCACCGACCCGTCCCGGGGCCGGCTGACCGCGGTGCTGCAGGTCGTCATGGTCACCGACGCCGAGGCGGAGCTGGCGCGGGCCGCCGGCCCGGAACGCCTGCTCGAGGCGCTGGCCCTGACCGGGGCGGATCCGGGGGACTGGGCCCGCCCGGCCGGCGGTCCGGCCGCTGGGTAG